The following proteins come from a genomic window of Theileria equi strain WA chromosome 2 map unlocalized gcontig_1105316255037, whole genome shotgun sequence:
- a CDS encoding signal peptide containing protein (encoded by transcript BEWA_035970A) yields the protein MSMTTVQLSLLIALIIIGATSPAPVKNKITLELDIFEQPPRRIEIVPSTEISGGNNYAVKASSRHTHIIGDVRDGDEIIVSGESDAVSRYVFVLVNMENTKYVRVMTKRRGKRITLSRAIEEFIKGPGDLSYRRLSRVLLDLDILIQDNTRYFNVEALIPPDDYEENLQSTSTTPLLLPTHYSIRPEYRLNITIGRVRYGKHTLEDRIGGLIERTVVWGGRVGDPTITITSIYTNGYKVKSTYLLTSHGNSQFHCYDERREFVNSRL from the coding sequence ATGAGTATGACCACCGTGCAACTATCGCTGTTAATCGCACTGATTATCATAGGAGCAACATCTCCGGCGCCTGTCAAGAACAAAATCACGCTAGAACTTGACATTTTTGAGCAGCCTCCAAGGAGAATTGAAATTGTTCCGTCCACTGAGATTTCTGGTGGCAACAATTACGCAGTAAAGGCGAGTTCCAGACACACTCACATTATTGGAGATGTCAGGGACGGAGATGAGATCATTGTCTCCGGGGAGTCAGATGCTGTGAGTAGATACGTTTTTGTTCTGgtaaatatggaaaatacaaaatacGTCCGAGTAATGACCAAAAGAAGAGGTAAGAGGATTACCCTGTCCAGGGCTATTGAGGAGTTTATAAAGGGACCAGGGGATCTTTCATACAGGAGGCTCTCTAGAGTACTGCTCGATTTGGACATTCTAATTCAGGACAACACTCGTTACTTTAATGTTGAGGCGTTAATTCCACCGGATGACTATGAAGAGAATTTGCAGAGCACATCGACCACTCCACTACTCCTTCCTACGCATTACTCAATTAGACCGGAATATCGCCTGAATATCACCATTGGCAGAGTTAGGTATGGCAAACACACTTTGGAGGATAGAATCGGAGGCTTGATAGAGAGGACTGTCGTTTGGGGAGGGAGAGTCGGCGATCCTACAATCACCATTACATCAATTTATACCAACGGGTACAAAGTAAAGAGCACTTACCTGCTTACAAGTCATGGGAATAGCCAATTCCACTGCTATGATGAGAGGAGAGAGTTTGTCAACTCACGACTGTAA